The region GCCTATAATGATGCTCGGTACCAGCAGGACAAGCAGATAGGTAGTAATCAGCTTTGTACGGATGTTCAGACGCACCTTTTTATTCATATAATGGACTCACTCTCTCTTTCTTCATGGGTCTTAAGATGGATCATGGCGGCAGGCTTAATATATAATTAAATATCAGCCCCCGAAACCCTCTTTTTTCCGGTAATTGATGATAATTTCCCTATATTTATTGATGATTTTTATAGGAGCACAGCAAAAAGACCGTTTCAATGAAAACGGTCTTTTATTATATCCGGTTACTATGCGGACCCTCGCAGCTCATACAAACGTCCTAGTTCTGGCGTGAGTTCCTGCTCTGGCAGGCCGGGCAGATTCCCCCGAATACCACATGGGTATGAGTGATCGAATAGCCTGTATCCGCCGCCACCGAATCGCTCCACTCCTGCGGAACCTGACTCATCACTTCATCCACGGCACCGCAGATTTCACAGACAATATGCTGGTGGTCGTCCAGACGCGCATCATACCGGCTGGCCGCCTCGCCCAGCTTCAGCTCGCGGATCATCTGCTTCTCTGTAAGGTAGCGCAGGGAATTATAGACCGTTCCATAGGCCAGGTTATGCCCTTGCCCGACCAGCCGGTTCATGACTTCCGCAGCAGTAGGGTGATCATGGGAATTGCGGACGATATCGTATACGGCTTGACGCTGAGAGGTAAGGTTCAGGGTTCTCATCTTTATCATCCTCTAACTTGTTTTTAGATCAAGTATAAGTCCTGATGCCGGAAGCGTCAATGCGCCGCTACTTGATCATGCCGGAATACTTCACCTCCACCTGCGCTTTCACCTGGAAGCCCAGCCGGGGGTACAGCCTGCTCCATTCGGCCATCTCCGTGCTGTTATTCCAGTGCCGTGCACCGTAGTGCAGCCCCCAGCCCAGCGGGTCCATGCCGCTGCCTTGTATTTTGACCAGCAGTGCAGTTACGGCTTGTTCCAGTTCTGCGGCACCGGCCTCTCCAATCTCCTTCAGCATATGGTGGGTGACGATCTCCGCCGTGCTGTTCTCCTCCAGGATCGCCCGGATTTTAATGGTATAGCGGAGATAGGGATCTTCATCTGCGGGAGTAACAATCCGGTAGCTTGAAGAGGAGCTCTCCGTATAGTACTGATACATACCGCCGCCTATATGGGCGGGGAAGTTCGTCCGCAGATTGGAGCGGGACAGCAGATTGAACAGCCGGGTCTCGTCCGGGGAGAGGACCAGCTGGATTTTTCTTTTATCCAGCAGAGCGATCTTGTTAATCAGGAACTGGTCCTTCTTCTGCGCTTCAATAACCGGTAATATGGGGTCTATCCCATTCTCATAAATACTCCGCATCAGCTGGTAGGAATACACACTGGAGATGAAGGGCGACTCGGTGCCTTGCCCGCTCATTGCCAGAATCAGCGAGTTGGACGGAATGCGCTCTGACGGCGGCTTAACCTGAAGCACCTCCAGCGCCCCCGGCCTGCCCACGGCGAAATTAAGAATCAGCTGGATGTCTCTGCGCCGGACCGCCCAGTCTGTTACATGCCGGATATCACCCGCGGCAAGCCCTTCCCCCAGAATCACCGATTTGCAGTGCACATAGTCGAGCTCCTTCTCCACCTTGGACTTCATTCTGCGCAGCGCCTCGGAGATGCTCTCTGATTCCTCGGTGAGGATCTGCATCTTCTCGTCAATCTTCGTAACATCGCCCTGGGGAATGGCCAGCTTGAGGCTTACCTTGAATGTCCCTTCCTGCTGGCCGGAATCGATCCCGATAGCGACCACGAAGATTCGCCGGTCGATATCCTTGTAATTGCAGCCTGTAAGGGCCAGGGTCAGGGTTGCGGACAGCAGCATCACCAGCAGAGTCCCGATTGCCCCCGCCCTCACGCTCTTCGCCTCCTTACCATCCAGTAGCACCAGAATAACAGCAGGATCAGCAGCAGCTCCCCGTACCAGCGGATATGCAGCAGGAATACCCCGAGCATATTCAGGTCGTATTGGTCTATACGCATCATGAGCAGAGTAGCTGCTGCAAAAACCGCCAGAATGACGATCTCTTGCCGCAGCTTGGCCTTAGGTCTGCCGGGGGCGGAGGGGAGCTGGCTGAGGAGCAGCTCTTTGCCGACATGCCACTGGATAATGGCACTGACGAGCGCCAGTGTGCTGTAAGCAAAATAAAAGATATAAAGCATACGCTCAATCAAAAACGCTTCGATCCGGATGCTGTCCGCTGTGGTGAACCAGGTGTACACATGCCGCTCTACGCCAACAGTTCCGTGATATCCGATAGGCACATAAAACGTGATGGCCAGCACCAGCAGCCCCTCCAGACTCAGAATCCAGATATGCCTCAGCTTCAAGCCATGAAATACCCGGTTGAAGACCGCCATATTAATGTA is a window of Paenibacillus sp. FSL H3-0469 DNA encoding:
- a CDS encoding transcriptional repressor; amino-acid sequence: MRTLNLTSQRQAVYDIVRNSHDHPTAAEVMNRLVGQGHNLAYGTVYNSLRYLTEKQMIRELKLGEAASRYDARLDDHQHIVCEICGAVDEVMSQVPQEWSDSVAADTGYSITHTHVVFGGICPACQSRNSRQN
- a CDS encoding Ger(x)C family spore germination protein translates to MRAGAIGTLLVMLLSATLTLALTGCNYKDIDRRIFVVAIGIDSGQQEGTFKVSLKLAIPQGDVTKIDEKMQILTEESESISEALRRMKSKVEKELDYVHCKSVILGEGLAAGDIRHVTDWAVRRRDIQLILNFAVGRPGALEVLQVKPPSERIPSNSLILAMSGQGTESPFISSVYSYQLMRSIYENGIDPILPVIEAQKKDQFLINKIALLDKRKIQLVLSPDETRLFNLLSRSNLRTNFPAHIGGGMYQYYTESSSSSYRIVTPADEDPYLRYTIKIRAILEENSTAEIVTHHMLKEIGEAGAAELEQAVTALLVKIQGSGMDPLGWGLHYGARHWNNSTEMAEWSRLYPRLGFQVKAQVEVKYSGMIK